One window of Entelurus aequoreus isolate RoL-2023_Sb linkage group LG06, RoL_Eaeq_v1.1, whole genome shotgun sequence genomic DNA carries:
- the LOC133652308 gene encoding uncharacterized protein LOC133652308 isoform X2 has protein sequence MTLVPAFTFLLALATFCDASVPDCKDLVQPFMPEDPKLIFGKWVYVMGAGDPQQYHKAMQSVQSSWIDLSLTLQSHVVTLRWGDRCFNRCILGEVNATTVGLTTMFRKNLAEHKGHILRTCSDCLLWTDTFRNGDVTGRFILLFTRSGEMEPKDVEVFQKQVGCLNFPANIHKYDGITGLCPDDKQTAE, from the exons ATGACTCTCGTGCCTGCCTTTACCTTTTTGTTGGCCCTCGCCACATTTTGTGATGCTTCTGTACCAGACTGCAAGGACCTGGTCCAACCCTTCATGCCAGAGGATCCAAAACTG ATATTTGGAAAATGGGTGTATGTGATGGGAGCTGGCGACCCCCAGCAGTACCATAAGGCCATGCAGTCGGTGCAAAGCTCGTGGATCGACTTGTCGCTGACGCTGCAGAGTCACGTGGTGACGCTAAGATGGGGCGATCGCTGCTT CAATCGTTGTATTTTGGGTGAAGTGAACGCAACAACTGTCGGACTTACCACCATGTTTCGCA AAAACCTGGCGGAGCACAAAGGTCACATCCTGAGGACCTGCTCTGACTGTCTCCTGTGGACAGACACCTTCCGTAACGGCGACGTCACTGGAAGATTCATCCTGCTGTTCA CAAGGAGCGGAGAGATGGAGCCCAAAGATGTTGAAGTGTTCCAAAAGCAAGTTGGCTGTCTCAATTTCCCGGCCAACATCCATAAATATGATGGAATAACAG GGCTGTGTCCTGATGACAAGCAGACGGCTgagtga
- the LOC133652310 gene encoding uncharacterized protein LOC133652310, translating into MHSLPALSYCSLVIMLAHLCLGLLALCSLTAASDPTCEELTAPLEDRSLLSGKWIFTLGTSDNDHFVKEYENVTSSWVEFTPGPNSDTYSIRWKDKIAGNCTSEHVTSTFTSTTAVVSQFSTPDAEHSEQYLKSCPDCLFVVDDITVKIPGGEPIKGRYLYFLTKTGTLDPAHLEVVKKQAACLNFTKGLYFTNTTDLCP; encoded by the exons ATGCACAGTCTTCCTGCTCTCAGCTATTGTTCACTTGTCATCATGTTGGCTCACTTGTGTTTAGGTCTGCTGGCTCTCTGCTCTCTGACTGCTGCGTCAGATCCCACCTGTGAGGAGCTCACAGCTCCTTTGGAGGATCGCAGCCTG CTATCTGGAAAATGGATTTTCACTCTTGGAACGTCAGACAACGACCATTTTGTGAAGGAATATGAAAACGTCACTAGCTCCTGGGTTGAATTTACACCTGGTCCCAACAGTGACACATACAGCATTAGATGGAAAGACAAAAT AGCTGGAAATTGCACTTCGGAACATGTGACTTCAACCTTTACAAGCACTACAGCAGTTGTGT CCCAGTTTAGCACACCTGATGCAGAACATTCTGAGCAATACCTAAAGTCGTGCCCTGACTGCCTCTTCGTCGTTGACGACATTACAGTGAAGATTCCTGGAGGGGAACCCATTAAAGGCAGATACCTCTACTTCTTAA CAAAGACCGGAACACTTGATCCCGCCCACCTGGAGGTCGTCAAGAAGCAAGCCGCATGCCTCAATTTCACTAAAGGTTTATACTTTACAAACACCACAG ATCTGTGTCCATAA
- the LOC133652308 gene encoding uncharacterized protein LOC133652308 isoform X1 — translation MPEPTGGSLCRFSQRTNGCFPRVTSQSDLCHQIPHRLSRESSTSNFHCHQPCHPPLVPAVLDKLLIFGKWVYVMGAGDPQQYHKAMQSVQSSWIDLSLTLQSHVVTLRWGDRCFNRCILGEVNATTVGLTTMFRKNLAEHKGHILRTCSDCLLWTDTFRNGDVTGRFILLFTRSGEMEPKDVEVFQKQVGCLNFPANIHKYDGITGLCPDDKQTAE, via the exons atgccagagccaacaggaggctctctctgccgcttctcccagcgtacgaacggctgttttcctcgagtgacctctcaatccgacctttgtcatcagattccacacagattgagcagggaatcctcgacatccaacttccactgtcatcagccatgccatccaccccttgtcccggcagtcctggacaagttgttg ATATTTGGAAAATGGGTGTATGTGATGGGAGCTGGCGACCCCCAGCAGTACCATAAGGCCATGCAGTCGGTGCAAAGCTCGTGGATCGACTTGTCGCTGACGCTGCAGAGTCACGTGGTGACGCTAAGATGGGGCGATCGCTGCTT CAATCGTTGTATTTTGGGTGAAGTGAACGCAACAACTGTCGGACTTACCACCATGTTTCGCA AAAACCTGGCGGAGCACAAAGGTCACATCCTGAGGACCTGCTCTGACTGTCTCCTGTGGACAGACACCTTCCGTAACGGCGACGTCACTGGAAGATTCATCCTGCTGTTCA CAAGGAGCGGAGAGATGGAGCCCAAAGATGTTGAAGTGTTCCAAAAGCAAGTTGGCTGTCTCAATTTCCCGGCCAACATCCATAAATATGATGGAATAACAG GGCTGTGTCCTGATGACAAGCAGACGGCTgagtga